The DNA window GAGTACCTGACTGCCGATGCAGTTGCGCCCGAGTGGAAGCAGTTGGACCAGTTTGTGGTTAATGAGCTGCAAGCAGTGTTCCAACTGGACGCCCTTTCCACATCCCACAAGATCTCCCACGAGGTGTTCAATCCGCAGGAGATTTCGGAAATCTTCGATAGAATTTCCTACGCCAAGGGTTCAACTATTATTCGCATGATGGCCCACTTCCTCACAAATCCAATTTTCCGTCGGGGTCTCAGCAAATACCTGCAGGAAATGTAAGACCTTTGAGAATGATAACCGATTTATACTCGTATATACTAAAATTGAGCCGCTTTCAGGGCTTACAACTCTGCAACGCAGGACGATCTATGGCATTTCCTTACCATTGAAGCCAAATCCTCTGGGTTGCTGGACAATAGCAGAAGTGTTAAGGAGATCATGGACACGTGGACACTGCAAACCGGCTATCCGGTGGTCAAGGTGTCGAGGCATCCCAACTCCGATGTGATTCGTCTGGAGCAGGTTCGCTTTGTGTACACCAACACCACCAGGGAGGATGAGAGTCTCCTGTGGTACATACCCATTACGTTTACCACTGACTCCCAGTTGAATTTTGCCAACACCCGTCCGACTACATGGATGCCGCGTACTAAACTGTACGAGCTGGAGAACAGGGAACTCTCCTTGGCCAAGTGGTTCATTTTCAACGTTCAACAGACAGGTTACTACCGCGTTAACTACGATCTAGAAAACTGGATGGCGATCACAGAACACGTGATGGATGTGGACAACTTTGAGGACATTGCACCTGCGAACCGTGCTCAGTTGATCGATGATGTGATGAATTTGGCCAGAGGTTCTTATTTGTCCTATGAAACCGCCATGAATCTGACCCGCTACCTGGGCCATGAACTTGGTCATGTGCCGTGGAAGGCGGCCGTCAGCAACTTCATTTTTATCGACTCCATGTTCGTCAACTCCGGCGACTACGATCTTCTAAAGGTTTGCTTTTAACCATTGGGCGTGCTAtagatattattttatattcttGTTTCTCACAGAACTATCTGCTTAAGCAGTTGAAGAAGGTATACGACCAAGTAGGCTTCAAGGACTCGCAGGACGAATCTGAGGACATCCTGGTGAAGCTGAAGCGTGCCGATATTCTGAGCATGGCCTGTCATTTGGGTCACCAAGAGTGCATCGCGGAGGCCAGCAGGCACTTCCAGAACTGGGTGCAGACGCCGAATCCAGATTCGAATAATCCGTAAGAAATCAACGTAGTAATCAAAAGACTCTACACGTGttcaataaatttttattattttttgttcagCATTGTGCCAAATCTCAGGGGAGTCGTTTACTGCTCTGCGATACAATATGGCACCGAGTACGAATGGGACTTTGCTTTCGAGCGCTTTTTGAAGACGAACGTGCCTGGGGAGAAGGATCTGCTGTTGAACGCCCTCGGCTGCTCCAAGGAGCCCTGGTTGCTCTATCGTTTCTTGCGTCGCGGCATTTCCGGCCAGCATATCCGGAAACAGGACGTGTTACGGGTATTCGCAGCAGTTTCCAGCACGGTTGTGGGTCAGAACATAGCCTTTGATTTCCTGCGCAACAACTGGCAGGAGATCAAGACCTAGTAAGTGGCGAAATAGTCGCTATATTTCACACAGTACTAAAGGGATTACATTTTTTTCCAGCATGGGCTCACAGATGTCCAGCATCCACACGTTGTTCAAGTTCGCCACGAAGGGCTTCAACTCCAAGTTCCAGCTGGGCGAGTTTGAGAACTTCGTGAAGGACGCCCACTGGGACTACGACAGACCCGTGCAACAGATCGTGGAGCACATCGAGACCAGCGTCGACTGGATGAACAAGAACTACAAGTCGATCGTGAGGTGGCTGGAGAACGAGGCGCAAGCGTAAGGAACGGATCCTGCGGCTTGGCTGGATCTAGGCTGCAGCAGTATTAGATTtcgcagctgcaactgcatgGGTTGGGCCACCAATGCATTTATGTGTAGTATTTATGTCGCGTGTTTTACCAATTCAGAGTCGCCAAAGAGAGAAAGCCCTTGGCAGATCGTCCAGAGCATCACGTTTTTCATTACCTTTAATGTATGCCTTCTTTTCATAACAATTATGAGAGTcttgtaattttaatttgtactTAAATGTaattgtaaatgtaaatggaATTATAACATTGTTCGTCACAAAAAAGATATGTAAAGCCTATTCCCGTTTCACAGCCTGGTTTTTCCATTTCGGAACTCTGATCACATTTGCAAACATCAAGGTGCCCACAAAGACCAGCGCGGTGCCCAGCCAGTGCCACCAGGTGAATGAATTACGGAAGTACATGATCGAAAAGACCAGCGAGATGAACTTGCGGAGTGTGAGGATCAGAGTCACCGTCAGTGAGCTGCATTCCGTGGTCAGGGTGTAAACGGAGCTGATGCACAAATGCTGCGCCAGCACGTTGCCCAATAAGTACAGCAGCATTAGTGGCACTGCCACGCCCAGGAGTGGCAACTGGTAGGAATCGCCAGCGAACGCCAAAAGCCAGTGCGTCCGTATGTCGTCATGCATGAGCAGGAAGGCGGGCAGTGGCAACAGGTGGGTGTAATACAACGCTTCCCTGGCGCACTTGCCATGACGTCGATACAGCAACTCCTGGGTAATGCCCATGTAGGAGGACACAAATAGAGCCAGCACCAAGAGTGCCACGCCCAACAGCCACCAGAACGTATCCGTCTCGGCGCCGTTGTCCAAATTCTCCCTCTTACCCACCAAATCCGGACTGGAGAAATATGTGCAGACAAAAATACCCACGCTGATCATGA is part of the Drosophila sechellia strain sech25 chromosome 3R, ASM438219v1, whole genome shotgun sequence genome and encodes:
- the LOC6612660 gene encoding aminopeptidase N isoform X1; protein product: MLKFNFKPIMVVKEIPLHENLNMESRPMNAATPTTTTTFSKGGRRYSVSLTTAILLASFFICTLLAVGFIVYNFATCAELEPDSDENIVCTSYHLRRLKAGHDDAPKYDRDVRLPHSIRPLKYNITIEPQLSGNFTFAGSVQIRIRVLEDCYNITMHAEELNISRSDASVHRLLNNGEPEGDGLRIHKQYLVGAKQFFVIELYDKLLKDVEYVVHLRFDGIIQDYLQGFYRSSYEVHNETRWVASTQFQATDARRAFPCFDEPALKANFTLHIARPRNMTTISNMPIVSSNDHATMPSYVWDHFAESLPMSTYLVAYAISDFTHISSGNFSVWARADAIKSAEYALSVGPRILTFLQDFFNVTFPLPKIDMIALPEFQAGAMENWGLITFRETAMLYDPGVATANNKQRVASVVGHELAHQWFGNLVTPSWWSDIWLNEGFASYMEYLTADAVAPEWKQLDQFVVNELQAVFQLDALSTSHKISHEVFNPQEISEIFDRISYAKGSTIIRMMAHFLTNPIFRRGLSKYLQEMAYNSATQDDLWHFLTIEAKSSGLLDNSRSVKEIMDTWTLQTGYPVVKVSRHPNSDVIRLEQVRFVYTNTTREDESLLWYIPITFTTDSQLNFANTRPTTWMPRTKLYELENRELSLAKWFIFNVQQTGYYRVNYDLENWMAITEHVMDVDNFEDIAPANRAQLIDDVMNLARGSYLSYETAMNLTRYLGHELGHVPWKAAVSNFIFIDSMFVNSGDYDLLKNYLLKQLKKVYDQVGFKDSQDESEDILVKLKRADILSMACHLGHQECIAEASRHFQNWVQTPNPDSNNPIVPNLRGVVYCSAIQYGTEYEWDFAFERFLKTNVPGEKDLLLNALGCSKEPWLLYRFLRRGISGQHIRKQDVLRVFAAVSSTVVGQNIAFDFLRNNWQEIKTYMGSQMSSIHTLFKFATKGFNSKFQLGEFENFVKDAHWDYDRPVQQIVEHIETSVDWMNKNYKSIVRWLENEAQA
- the LOC6612661 gene encoding UDP-xylose and UDP-N-acetylglucosamine transporter, which translates into the protein MNLSIRAISAICGVFLGCCSGVVFLELLVKLDPGAGNLITGAQFAFIALEGFIFTSKFGLAQRVISLRDYGLLVAMFFLTSVCNNYVFKFNVPMTLHMIIRGGSLISNMCLGTLILKRSYRLSQYISVLMISVGIFVCTYFSSPDLVGKRENLDNGAETDTFWWLLGVALLVLALFVSSYMGITQELLYRRHGKCAREALYYTHLLPLPAFLLMHDDIRTHWLLAFAGDSYQLPLLGVAVPLMLLYLLGNVLAQHLCISSVYTLTTECSSLTVTLILTLRKFISLVFSIMYFRNSFTWWHWLGTALVFVGTLMFANVIRVPKWKNQAVKRE
- the LOC6612660 gene encoding aminopeptidase N isoform X2, coding for MVVKEIPLHENLNMESRPMNAATPTTTTTFSKGGRRYSVSLTTAILLASFFICTLLAVGFIVYNFATCAELEPDSDENIVCTSYHLRRLKAGHDDAPKYDRDVRLPHSIRPLKYNITIEPQLSGNFTFAGSVQIRIRVLEDCYNITMHAEELNISRSDASVHRLLNNGEPEGDGLRIHKQYLVGAKQFFVIELYDKLLKDVEYVVHLRFDGIIQDYLQGFYRSSYEVHNETRWVASTQFQATDARRAFPCFDEPALKANFTLHIARPRNMTTISNMPIVSSNDHATMPSYVWDHFAESLPMSTYLVAYAISDFTHISSGNFSVWARADAIKSAEYALSVGPRILTFLQDFFNVTFPLPKIDMIALPEFQAGAMENWGLITFRETAMLYDPGVATANNKQRVASVVGHELAHQWFGNLVTPSWWSDIWLNEGFASYMEYLTADAVAPEWKQLDQFVVNELQAVFQLDALSTSHKISHEVFNPQEISEIFDRISYAKGSTIIRMMAHFLTNPIFRRGLSKYLQEMAYNSATQDDLWHFLTIEAKSSGLLDNSRSVKEIMDTWTLQTGYPVVKVSRHPNSDVIRLEQVRFVYTNTTREDESLLWYIPITFTTDSQLNFANTRPTTWMPRTKLYELENRELSLAKWFIFNVQQTGYYRVNYDLENWMAITEHVMDVDNFEDIAPANRAQLIDDVMNLARGSYLSYETAMNLTRYLGHELGHVPWKAAVSNFIFIDSMFVNSGDYDLLKNYLLKQLKKVYDQVGFKDSQDESEDILVKLKRADILSMACHLGHQECIAEASRHFQNWVQTPNPDSNNPIVPNLRGVVYCSAIQYGTEYEWDFAFERFLKTNVPGEKDLLLNALGCSKEPWLLYRFLRRGISGQHIRKQDVLRVFAAVSSTVVGQNIAFDFLRNNWQEIKTYMGSQMSSIHTLFKFATKGFNSKFQLGEFENFVKDAHWDYDRPVQQIVEHIETSVDWMNKNYKSIVRWLENEAQA